A genomic stretch from Halobellus sp. LT62 includes:
- a CDS encoding energy-coupling factor ABC transporter ATP-binding protein: MIRTEGLVHSYGDVVAVDDVSISIADGECAVVAGANGSGKTTLVRHFNGLLKPDAGTVEVNGRSVGSDLVAARTAVGMVFQEPRDQLVAATVGADVAFGPENLGLDRDEIDRRVDTALSAVNLAGREDDRVDELSGGERERVAIAGALAMEPDHLVLDEPFTGLDDPARRAVLDRLRSLADGGTSVVVVTHDLRDVLGPADRVVAMADGRVVVDADPETAVESLPEYDVRVPERFDASVPTPADRRDGGRDLDPNARC, translated from the coding sequence ATGATTCGCACCGAGGGGCTCGTCCACAGTTACGGCGATGTCGTCGCCGTCGACGACGTCTCGATCTCGATCGCCGACGGGGAGTGCGCCGTCGTCGCAGGCGCGAACGGCTCGGGCAAGACGACGCTCGTTCGCCACTTCAACGGCCTGTTGAAGCCCGACGCGGGGACGGTCGAAGTCAACGGCCGCAGCGTCGGCTCTGATCTCGTCGCCGCGCGGACGGCCGTGGGAATGGTGTTCCAGGAGCCGCGCGACCAACTCGTCGCGGCCACGGTCGGCGCTGACGTCGCCTTCGGCCCGGAGAACCTCGGCCTCGACAGAGACGAGATCGACCGCCGGGTCGACACCGCGCTCTCGGCGGTCAACCTCGCCGGCCGCGAGGACGACCGGGTCGACGAACTCTCCGGCGGCGAGCGCGAGCGCGTCGCTATCGCGGGCGCGCTCGCGATGGAACCCGATCACCTCGTGCTCGACGAGCCGTTCACCGGGCTCGACGATCCCGCGCGCCGCGCGGTGCTTGATCGGCTGCGGAGCCTCGCGGACGGAGGAACGAGCGTCGTCGTCGTCACGCACGACCTCCGCGACGTGCTGGGTCCCGCCGACCGCGTCGTGGCGATGGCAGACGGGCGCGTCGTCGTCGACGCCGACCCCGAGACGGCCGTCGAATCGCTGCCCGAATACGACGTGCGAGTCCCGGAGCGGTTCGACGCGTCGGTTCCGACGCCCGCCGATAGGCGGGACGGCGGCCGCGATCTCGACCCGAACGCGCGATGCTGA
- a CDS encoding MinD/ParA family ATP-binding protein, with product MIVAVTGGKGGVGKSTVSVELGAALDATVVDADLGMADLPTGPGPDLHDVLADRADPVEAVREGCGPVRLLPCGRSLAGARAADVAALDRTLRAIEAAYGDVVVDCPAGMKADAGVPLAVADACVIVASPQSYALADAVRSRALARELDAGLVGVVINRAVDDPPTEAFEDVLGAPAVVVPADPRVGQTVASFRPVVRSAPSTRAARELTTVADAVRRAKRV from the coding sequence GTGATCGTCGCCGTCACCGGCGGCAAGGGCGGCGTCGGCAAGTCGACGGTCTCGGTGGAGCTCGGTGCCGCGCTCGACGCCACTGTCGTCGACGCCGACCTCGGAATGGCGGATCTGCCGACCGGCCCCGGTCCGGACCTCCACGACGTTCTCGCCGATCGGGCGGATCCGGTCGAAGCGGTTCGGGAGGGATGCGGTCCCGTTCGGTTGCTCCCGTGCGGCCGCTCGCTCGCGGGCGCTCGGGCGGCCGACGTCGCCGCGCTCGACCGGACGCTCCGCGCGATCGAGGCAGCCTACGGCGACGTCGTCGTCGACTGTCCGGCCGGGATGAAAGCCGACGCGGGCGTTCCCCTCGCCGTCGCGGACGCCTGCGTGATCGTGGCGTCGCCGCAGTCGTACGCGCTGGCTGACGCGGTCCGCTCGCGAGCGCTCGCCCGCGAACTCGACGCCGGACTCGTCGGCGTCGTGATCAACCGGGCCGTCGACGATCCGCCGACGGAGGCGTTCGAGGACGTGCTCGGTGCGCCCGCCGTCGTCGTTCCCGCCGACCCGCGTGTGGGTCAGACGGTGGCCTCGTTCCGCCCGGTCGTCCGATCCGCGCCGTCGACGCGGGCGGCCCGCGAGCTGACGACCGTTGCGGATGCTGTGCGTCGGGCAAAGCGGGTCTGA
- a CDS encoding energy-coupling factor transporter transmembrane component T family protein — MLTYQPGDSLAHRLDPRTKLLLQAAFAAAAFAHTTPSGLAWLTLVAFSFLAAGRLSPVRAVRGYLPALPFLAAGPLVSIVEVDLSIWSSSGDPTAWRLGIDLTAAVGPLLASYRVLLILLVSAVYLHATPVRDSRAAIQRLVPGRVGRLLGVGVALVFRFLPLLRADLRRIRDASAARLGSERPLRDRMRLVGSAGIRRAFARADRLALALRARCFAWNPTLPELRFGRIDAVGLVVALALAGATLLGTG; from the coding sequence ATGCTGACGTACCAGCCCGGCGATTCGCTCGCGCATCGACTCGATCCGCGGACGAAGTTGCTCCTCCAAGCCGCCTTCGCTGCGGCCGCCTTCGCGCACACGACGCCGTCGGGGCTCGCGTGGCTCACGCTCGTCGCCTTCTCGTTCCTCGCCGCCGGACGGCTCTCGCCGGTTCGAGCGGTTCGGGGCTACCTTCCGGCGCTGCCGTTTCTGGCGGCCGGGCCGCTCGTTTCTATCGTCGAGGTCGATCTCAGTATCTGGTCTTCCAGTGGTGACCCGACAGCGTGGCGTCTCGGCATCGACCTCACTGCGGCGGTCGGTCCGCTCTTGGCGAGCTATCGCGTGCTCCTCATCCTGCTGGTTTCGGCAGTGTATCTGCACGCGACGCCCGTCCGCGACTCCCGCGCGGCGATCCAGCGGCTCGTTCCGGGTCGCGTCGGCCGGCTGCTCGGCGTCGGCGTCGCGCTCGTGTTCCGCTTCCTGCCGCTGCTCCGGGCCGATCTCCGTCGGATCCGCGACGCCTCTGCCGCGCGGCTCGGCTCGGAGCGGCCGCTCCGGGATCGGATGCGACTCGTCGGCTCCGCGGGGATCAGGCGGGCCTTCGCTCGCGCGGACCGGCTGGCGCTCGCGCTCCGGGCCCGGTGTTTCGCGTGGAATCCGACGCTCCCGGAACTCCGGTTCGGGAGAATCGACGCGGTTGGATTGGTCGTCGCGCTCGCGCTCGCGGGGGCGACCCTGCTCGGGACGGGATAG
- a CDS encoding biotin transporter BioY, giving the protein MSTKSQPVELVGEDVVGNVARAALFAALTGAFAYVSFPNPISPVPVSLQVLGVFLAGIFLGPVWGGASLAFYLAAGAAGAPVFAGGQAGFGPLVGYTAGYLWSYPIAAALIGAVVHGFDGLDAPEAVGTARLVVGMLAGTVVIYAFGTVGFAIVQNVGLVQAFAVSALAFVPFEAVKIAAAVGIVRSDAAAAA; this is encoded by the coding sequence ATGTCCACGAAGTCGCAGCCGGTCGAACTCGTCGGCGAGGACGTCGTCGGCAACGTCGCGCGCGCGGCGCTGTTCGCGGCGCTCACCGGCGCGTTCGCGTACGTCTCGTTTCCCAATCCGATCTCGCCTGTTCCCGTGAGCCTGCAGGTGCTCGGCGTTTTCCTCGCCGGGATCTTCCTCGGCCCGGTCTGGGGGGGCGCGTCGCTGGCGTTCTATCTCGCCGCGGGCGCGGCCGGCGCGCCGGTCTTCGCCGGCGGCCAAGCCGGGTTCGGCCCGCTCGTCGGCTACACCGCGGGGTACCTCTGGTCGTACCCGATCGCCGCCGCGCTGATCGGAGCCGTCGTCCACGGGTTCGACGGCCTCGACGCCCCCGAGGCGGTGGGGACCGCCCGACTCGTCGTCGGGATGCTCGCCGGAACGGTCGTCATCTATGCGTTCGGCACGGTCGGGTTCGCGATCGTACAGAACGTCGGCCTCGTCCAAGCGTTCGCGGTGAGCGCGCTCGCGTTCGTCCCCTTCGAGGCCGTGAAGATCGCTGCTGCGGTCGGGATCGTCCGCAGCGATGCCGCAGCGGCCGCGTGA
- a CDS encoding minichromosome maintenance protein MCM: protein MAQAPQDSRDLTERFIQFYRKYYRDEIGTLAQKYPNEQRSLYVDYDDLYAFDTELAEDYRQKPDQIREYAEEALRLYDLPADVKLGRAHVRLTNLPETVDIRGIRVHDDHIGRMIAVQGIVRKATDVRPKITEAAFECQRCGTMTYIPQADSGFQEPHECQGCERQGPFHVDFDQSEFVDAQKVRVQESPEGLRGGETPQSIDVDLEDDVTGRVTAGDHVIVTGVLHIEQQTSGNEKTPIFDLYMDGVAVEIEDEEFEDMDITDEDVAEIVDLSNEPDIYEKMVDSVAPSIYGYEQEKLAMILQLFSGVTKHLPDGSRTRGDLHMLLIGDPGTGKSAMLQYIRNIAPRSVYTSGKGSSSAGLTAAAVRDDFGDGQQWTLEAGALVLADKGIAAVDELDKMRSEDRSAMHEALEQQSISVSKAGINATLKSRCSLLGAANPKYGRFDQYEPIGEQIDLEPALISRFDLIFTVTDNPDPESDAKLADHIINTNYAGELHTQKTKVPSSEFTDEEIENATEEVTPVIDAELLRKYIAYAKRNCYPTMTDEAKEVIRDFYVDFRAKGADDDAPVPVTARKLEALVRLSEASARLRLSDTVEREDAVRVTEIVESCLRDIGMDPETGEFDADIVETGTSKNQRDRIKDIKHLIEELEDEYEEGAPVDEVIDRAGTDLGLDESKAEDEIENLKRKGELYEPRKNYLRTT, encoded by the coding sequence ATGGCGCAGGCCCCCCAGGACTCACGCGACCTCACCGAGCGGTTCATCCAGTTCTACCGCAAGTACTACCGCGACGAGATCGGTACGCTCGCGCAGAAGTACCCGAACGAACAGCGCTCGCTGTACGTCGATTACGACGACCTCTACGCGTTCGACACCGAGTTGGCGGAAGATTACCGACAGAAGCCCGACCAGATCCGCGAGTACGCCGAAGAGGCGCTGCGACTCTACGACCTCCCCGCGGACGTCAAACTCGGCCGCGCGCACGTCCGGCTGACGAATCTCCCCGAGACGGTCGACATCCGCGGCATCCGCGTTCACGACGACCACATCGGGCGGATGATCGCCGTGCAGGGCATCGTCCGCAAGGCGACGGACGTCCGGCCGAAGATCACGGAGGCCGCCTTCGAGTGCCAGCGCTGCGGGACGATGACGTACATCCCGCAGGCCGACAGCGGCTTCCAGGAACCGCACGAGTGCCAAGGGTGTGAGCGTCAGGGGCCGTTCCACGTCGACTTCGACCAATCGGAGTTCGTCGACGCGCAAAAGGTGCGCGTCCAAGAGAGCCCCGAGGGCCTGCGGGGCGGCGAGACGCCACAGAGCATCGATGTCGACCTCGAAGACGACGTCACCGGCAGGGTAACCGCCGGCGACCACGTCATCGTGACCGGCGTCCTCCACATCGAACAGCAGACCTCCGGCAACGAGAAGACGCCGATCTTCGATCTCTATATGGACGGGGTCGCCGTCGAGATCGAAGATGAGGAGTTCGAGGATATGGACATCACCGACGAGGACGTCGCCGAGATCGTCGACCTCTCGAACGAACCCGACATCTACGAGAAGATGGTCGACTCCGTCGCGCCCTCGATCTACGGCTACGAGCAGGAGAAGCTCGCGATGATCCTCCAGCTCTTTTCGGGCGTGACGAAACACCTCCCCGACGGCTCGCGGACCCGCGGCGACCTGCATATGCTTCTCATCGGGGACCCGGGTACGGGGAAGTCCGCGATGCTCCAGTACATCCGGAACATCGCACCGCGATCGGTCTACACCTCCGGGAAAGGTAGTTCCTCGGCAGGTCTCACCGCGGCGGCCGTCCGCGACGATTTCGGCGACGGCCAGCAGTGGACGCTCGAAGCCGGCGCGCTCGTCTTGGCCGACAAGGGGATCGCGGCTGTCGACGAACTGGATAAAATGCGCTCGGAGGATCGAAGCGCAATGCACGAAGCGCTGGAACAGCAATCTATTTCCGTATCAAAGGCCGGCATCAACGCGACCCTGAAATCCCGGTGTTCGCTGCTCGGCGCGGCGAACCCGAAGTACGGACGCTTCGATCAGTACGAGCCGATCGGCGAGCAGATCGACCTCGAACCCGCGCTGATCTCCCGATTCGACCTGATCTTCACGGTCACCGACAACCCCGATCCGGAGTCCGACGCCAAGCTCGCAGACCACATCATCAACACGAACTACGCCGGGGAGTTGCACACGCAGAAGACGAAGGTGCCGAGCTCGGAGTTCACCGACGAGGAGATCGAGAACGCGACCGAGGAGGTCACGCCCGTGATCGACGCCGAGCTCCTGCGGAAGTACATCGCCTACGCCAAGCGCAACTGCTATCCGACGATGACCGACGAAGCGAAAGAAGTCATTCGGGACTTCTACGTCGACTTCCGGGCGAAGGGAGCCGACGACGACGCCCCGGTTCCCGTCACTGCCCGGAAACTCGAAGCGCTCGTGCGGCTCTCGGAGGCGTCGGCACGGCTCCGCCTCTCCGACACGGTCGAGCGCGAGGACGCCGTCCGCGTCACCGAGATCGTCGAGTCCTGCCTCCGCGACATCGGAATGGACCCCGAAACCGGAGAGTTCGACGCGGATATCGTCGAGACGGGGACCTCGAAGAATCAGCGCGACCGGATCAAGGACATCAAGCACCTCATCGAGGAGCTCGAAGACGAGTACGAGGAGGGCGCGCCGGTCGACGAGGTTATCGATCGGGCGGGCACAGACCTCGGCTTGGACGAGTCGAAAGCCGAAGACGAGATCGAGAACCTCAAACGAAAGGGCGAGCTCTACGAACCGCGGAAGAACTACCTGAGGACGACGTAA
- a CDS encoding ferritin-like domain-containing protein gives MADEVTRLLQKAYQDEIETVMNYLTNSIVLDGVRAEEIKESLQQDIQEELGHAEQLGNRLKQLDEHPPGSAAFEANQMSLQPPEDTTDVLSVIEGVLDAEEGAIETYRALIDAAEEADDPVTEDLAVTLLADEEAHRTEFRGFKKEYSQE, from the coding sequence ATGGCTGATGAGGTAACCCGTTTGCTGCAGAAGGCGTATCAGGACGAGATCGAGACCGTGATGAACTATCTGACGAACTCGATCGTCCTCGACGGCGTCCGCGCCGAGGAGATCAAAGAGTCGCTTCAGCAGGACATCCAAGAGGAACTCGGGCACGCCGAACAGCTCGGGAACCGGCTCAAGCAACTCGACGAGCACCCGCCCGGCTCCGCCGCCTTCGAGGCGAACCAGATGAGCCTGCAGCCTCCCGAGGACACCACGGACGTCCTCTCGGTGATCGAGGGCGTTCTCGACGCCGAAGAGGGTGCTATCGAGACGTACCGTGCGCTGATCGATGCGGCCGAGGAGGCCGACGACCCGGTCACCGAGGACCTCGCCGTGACGCTCCTCGCCGACGAGGAAGCGCACAGAACGGAGTTCCGCGGGTTCAAGAAGGAGTACAGCCAAGAGTAA
- a CDS encoding conditioned medium-induced protein 4, which translates to MDEKTAELRDLFVEATGEDAVTESQSTPRGSLERDLDDEAVDDRLDELIETMRERDDFSSSLSTPALRRVVRAFFDPDAAGADSETWSAAADAALASSLPSESEPEAAAIDAEDVFRARMDLHLVSDADREGPIPYETLRRHVLDAVDDDVGSSAVDNETLAAELSEAADADVALETARRYRRVVESDIASRRVNHRFRDAFADLLTDADLSTRLAEDARRDGLREATEDIETDVSL; encoded by the coding sequence ATGGACGAGAAAACGGCCGAACTCCGGGATCTCTTCGTGGAGGCGACGGGCGAGGACGCCGTGACCGAGTCGCAGTCGACGCCACGCGGCTCGCTGGAGCGTGATCTCGACGATGAGGCCGTCGACGACCGTCTCGACGAGCTCATCGAGACGATGCGGGAGCGCGACGACTTCTCGTCGTCGCTCTCCACTCCCGCTCTCCGCCGCGTCGTCCGCGCGTTTTTCGACCCCGACGCCGCGGGTGCCGATTCGGAGACGTGGTCGGCCGCGGCCGACGCGGCGCTCGCCTCGTCGCTGCCGAGCGAAAGCGAGCCCGAGGCGGCCGCAATCGACGCCGAGGACGTCTTCCGCGCGCGGATGGACCTCCACCTCGTCAGCGACGCGGACCGAGAGGGTCCGATTCCCTACGAAACGCTCCGCCGACACGTTCTCGACGCCGTCGACGATGACGTCGGTTCCTCAGCGGTCGACAACGAGACACTCGCCGCCGAGTTGTCGGAGGCGGCGGACGCCGACGTCGCCCTCGAAACCGCGCGTCGCTATCGGCGAGTCGTCGAGAGCGACATCGCCTCGCGGCGCGTCAATCACCGCTTTCGCGACGCCTTCGCGGATCTCCTGACGGACGCGGACCTCTCGACGCGGCTCGCCGAGGACGCCCGCCGCGACGGCCTCCGGGAGGCGACCGAGGACATCGAAACCGACGTGTCGCTCTGA